From a single Bacteroidia bacterium genomic region:
- a CDS encoding FtsL-like putative cell division protein, protein MKILSKYRLPLQKNGKPGTGAKRRGGISMGVVDDYIKFMLFLAAIGLVYIWNSHHAERQVKTMESYRVEVKRLKSNYLLKESTLSAGTRLSEIQQIVDTIGLRTLDEPAYKIISTHN, encoded by the coding sequence GTGAAAATTCTTAGTAAATATCGTTTACCCTTGCAGAAAAATGGAAAACCCGGCACCGGTGCAAAACGCCGCGGCGGTATATCCATGGGCGTGGTGGATGACTATATTAAGTTCATGCTATTCCTCGCCGCAATTGGTCTGGTATATATATGGAACTCGCACCACGCTGAGCGCCAGGTCAAAACTATGGAATCCTACCGCGTTGAAGTAAAAAGACTGAAGTCTAATTACCTGCTTAAGGAATCCACACTCAGCGCAGGTACCCGCCTTTCGGAAATTCAGCAGATCGTGGACACCATCGGACTTCGAACGCTCGATGAGCCCGCTTATAAAATTATTAGTACGCATAATTAA
- the rsmH gene encoding 16S rRNA (cytosine(1402)-N(4))-methyltransferase RsmH, protein MSYHIPVLLQESVDLLAVKPGGIYVDVTHGGGGHSAEILSRLDKNGQLIAFDRDKDAAEKVVKDDRLRFFASDFKFIETVLSNAGIGPVDGIIADLGISSHQIDTPERGFSFRFDAPLDMRMDISQPLTASSILNELDEQELTVIFSRYGEVPNSRKLARVVVDGRQKAPIVTTRQFEILIESCIPAQRRSKYLAQVYQALRIVVNREMEALEALLLASLKILSPGGRIVVIAYHSLEDRMVKNFFRSGNLAGKEEKDFYGRPLTPWTKITRSAIQASEAEIERNPRARSARLRAVEKTEI, encoded by the coding sequence ATGAGTTACCACATACCGGTTTTGTTACAGGAGTCGGTAGACCTCCTCGCAGTCAAACCCGGTGGAATATATGTGGATGTGACACATGGCGGAGGAGGGCATTCAGCTGAAATATTGTCAAGGTTGGACAAAAACGGGCAATTAATTGCCTTTGACAGAGATAAAGATGCCGCAGAGAAAGTAGTGAAAGATGATCGGTTGAGGTTCTTTGCGTCAGATTTTAAGTTCATTGAAACAGTTTTGAGTAACGCAGGCATAGGTCCTGTGGATGGGATTATTGCAGATCTGGGCATATCTTCTCACCAGATTGATACACCCGAAAGGGGGTTCAGTTTTCGGTTTGATGCACCGCTCGATATGCGAATGGATATTTCCCAGCCGCTTACTGCATCTTCCATCCTGAATGAGCTGGATGAGCAGGAACTGACCGTTATATTTTCCCGTTACGGAGAAGTGCCCAATAGCCGGAAGCTGGCCCGGGTGGTAGTAGATGGCAGGCAAAAGGCACCCATAGTGACTACCCGGCAGTTTGAGATCCTGATTGAAAGTTGTATCCCCGCCCAACGGAGATCCAAATACCTCGCTCAGGTGTATCAGGCACTTCGGATTGTGGTAAACCGGGAAATGGAAGCGCTGGAAGCTTTATTGCTGGCTTCCCTGAAAATCCTGAGTCCGGGCGGTCGTATCGTAGTGATTGCTTATCATTCTCTGGAAGACCGGATGGTTAAAAACTTTTTCAGATCCGGAAATCTTGCCGGAAAAGAAGAAAAAGACTTCTACGGAAGACCCCTGACACCCTGGACAAAAATAACGCGGAGTGCCATTCAGGCAAGTGAAGCGGAAATTGAACGCAATCCCAGAGCCAGAAGCGCGAGACTCAGAGCCGTCGAAAAAACAGAAATTTAG
- the mraZ gene encoding division/cell wall cluster transcriptional repressor MraZ, whose product MTSLIGEYNCKLDDKGRFLLPAGLRKQLPEDQQSDFVINRGLDKCLVLYPVQVWEKELERLQSRNQYVKKNRAFTRMFLNGATQLTLDGSARVLLPKRLMEFAGIGKDVVLVAQIDKVEIWDQATYEGWLEEPGFDFETLAEEVMAGGDEE is encoded by the coding sequence ATGACCTCACTGATCGGCGAATACAATTGCAAACTGGATGACAAGGGCAGGTTTCTCCTGCCTGCGGGACTCCGTAAGCAATTGCCCGAAGATCAGCAGTCGGACTTTGTCATCAACCGGGGGCTGGACAAATGTCTGGTATTGTATCCGGTGCAGGTTTGGGAGAAAGAGTTGGAGCGTTTGCAGTCTCGCAACCAGTATGTGAAGAAAAACAGGGCATTTACCCGAATGTTTCTGAATGGTGCGACACAGTTGACGTTGGATGGCAGTGCAAGGGTATTGCTTCCCAAGCGTTTGATGGAGTTTGCGGGAATCGGCAAAGATGTTGTATTGGTAGCGCAGATCGACAAAGTAGAGATATGGGACCAGGCGACATATGAAGGTTGGTTGGAGGAACCGGGGTTTGATTTTGAGACATTGGCTGAAGAAGTCATGGCAGGGGGGGACGAGGAATGA
- a CDS encoding VWA domain-containing protein, protein MRQYFFFLLNSSALFFLLSPTTLAQDHERIFYEYIKLSSQTESLADILTSSVEFGRGLAAIGDLDGDNVSEIAVSAPNDEAGALWILFMDKEGNIKQKKKIAAGISGFTGNTTLAGGFGSRIEAAGDWDKDGIPDILVAEPRAKLGVLEYGAIWLLLLQADGSVKSHYFYSGRTPGIMGQLAKDQFFGSDVALLKDMDGDGIDEWAVGSAMDPEKGKGNVWIIFPDDKGEIKKTVIIETGSGGFSGNLTRGDQFGISVESLGDLDQDGVADLAVGAMLDDEAGFNKGAVWMLFLNPDGSVKSHQKIISNQNGFSGYIDLDDRWGTSLALVGDMNGDTIPDLAVSAYSDDDGGKDRGAVYILYLKRDGTVLDNHKISETSRNFEGIFESKYQWALSVSPLGDLNEDGRNDLLVSGQNDSDRKGSVWMLFPAAWPERLMRKGVWAEGAGTFSAEDSAMLYKGAKTAEDSARVDSSYDLSGYAPNNLIFLLDVSASMRKPNGLPLLQHAFTELLAYMRPEDKISVITYSGRPTVELSGVPASEQEKIAATINQLISSGETKPVRAVELAYEVARLHFIEGGNNRIIFATDGGFEIQVLDKPLEKLPTKDIPLSVFYFGKLPAFKIAEMNEIARRGFGNSAHITSGSVTQSLLQEVKQIRMKTTGN, encoded by the coding sequence ATGCGCCAATATTTTTTCTTTTTACTGAATTCCTCCGCACTTTTTTTTCTGCTGTCGCCCACGACCCTGGCTCAGGATCATGAAAGAATTTTTTATGAATACATAAAACTCAGCAGCCAGACAGAATCATTAGCTGATATCCTCACTTCTTCGGTCGAATTTGGCCGGGGCCTGGCCGCTATCGGAGACCTCGATGGCGACAATGTCTCTGAGATCGCGGTCTCCGCCCCCAACGATGAGGCCGGTGCGCTCTGGATTCTTTTTATGGACAAAGAGGGAAATATCAAACAAAAGAAAAAAATTGCCGCCGGCATAAGCGGTTTTACCGGAAATACAACTCTGGCGGGAGGGTTTGGCTCCAGAATCGAAGCCGCCGGCGACTGGGACAAAGATGGGATTCCCGATATTCTTGTCGCAGAACCCCGCGCGAAACTGGGGGTACTTGAATATGGAGCTATCTGGCTGCTCCTTTTACAAGCAGACGGATCTGTAAAATCACATTATTTCTATAGCGGAAGAACCCCCGGAATCATGGGGCAACTGGCTAAAGATCAGTTCTTTGGCTCGGATGTCGCCCTGTTAAAAGATATGGACGGAGATGGGATCGATGAATGGGCAGTTGGAAGTGCAATGGATCCCGAAAAAGGAAAAGGAAACGTCTGGATTATTTTTCCGGATGATAAAGGTGAAATCAAAAAAACAGTCATTATAGAAACAGGAAGTGGGGGTTTTTCGGGGAACCTTACCCGTGGCGACCAGTTTGGGATTTCTGTCGAATCGCTGGGGGATCTGGACCAGGATGGCGTTGCAGATCTGGCCGTAGGTGCTATGCTCGATGATGAAGCCGGTTTTAATAAAGGGGCGGTATGGATGCTGTTTCTCAACCCCGATGGCTCTGTCAAAAGTCATCAGAAAATCATTTCAAACCAAAACGGATTTTCGGGATATATCGATCTGGACGATCGTTGGGGAACTTCCCTTGCCCTGGTAGGGGATATGAACGGAGATACGATTCCGGATCTGGCTGTCAGTGCCTATTCAGATGATGATGGCGGAAAAGATCGGGGCGCCGTATATATTTTGTATCTGAAACGCGATGGGACGGTATTGGACAATCACAAAATCAGCGAAACCTCCCGCAATTTTGAGGGAATTTTTGAATCGAAATACCAGTGGGCCCTGTCGGTAAGTCCGCTGGGAGATCTCAATGAAGACGGAAGAAATGATCTTCTCGTCAGCGGGCAAAATGACAGTGATCGTAAAGGCTCCGTTTGGATGTTGTTTCCTGCCGCATGGCCTGAGCGGTTGATGCGAAAGGGAGTATGGGCCGAAGGCGCCGGAACATTTTCAGCCGAAGACAGCGCCATGCTGTATAAAGGCGCCAAAACGGCGGAGGATTCTGCCCGGGTGGACAGCAGCTACGACCTTTCAGGATACGCCCCCAATAATTTGATATTTTTGCTGGATGTATCCGCTTCCATGAGAAAACCCAATGGATTGCCATTATTGCAGCATGCTTTTACCGAGCTGCTGGCCTATATGCGTCCTGAGGATAAAATATCTGTAATTACCTATTCCGGCAGGCCGACGGTCGAACTCAGCGGGGTACCGGCATCAGAACAGGAAAAAATAGCGGCTACCATCAACCAGTTGATTTCATCGGGAGAAACCAAACCTGTCAGAGCCGTAGAGCTGGCCTATGAGGTCGCTCGTTTGCACTTCATAGAAGGCGGAAATAACCGGATCATTTTTGCCACAGATGGCGGATTTGAAATACAGGTTCTTGACAAGCCGCTGGAAAAACTTCCCACCAAAGATATCCCGCTCAGCGTTTTTTACTTTGGCAAACTACCAGCATTTAAGATTGCCGAAATGAACGAAATTGCCCGCAGAGGATTTGGCAATTCCGCCCACATTACTTCCGGTTCCGTCACCCAATCGTTGTTGCAGGAAGTGAAACAAATTCGGATGAAAACAACCGGCAACTAA